Genomic window (Equus asinus isolate D_3611 breed Donkey chromosome 8, EquAss-T2T_v2, whole genome shotgun sequence):
tccttcactcatttttaatttgggttatttacctttttattgttgaattctaagtattctttgtatattctagatataagcaccttatcaaatatatgagttgcaaatagtttctcccattctgtaggttgtcttctCACTTTGTTGTTAGTATCATTTGAGGtacaaagatttttaattttgatgaaatccaatttattttttcttttgccacttGTAcctttgatatcatatctaaaaaACCATTGCCTGATGCAAGGTTATGAAGAGTCCCTCTTATGTTTTCTCCTAACAGTTTATAGGTTTCACTCTCATACGTAGCTCTATGATTTGAATGATTGGACAGGTCCCTTTCAAGACAGTGACCATGTCTTTCCCCAACGATTTTTGTTCAACATTAAACTGAAGAGCCCTTTTCCCTGTCTCAGTCCTTGTCCATTCACGTACAAATTTATCCAAGTAGTTCATATTTTGGTTCTTGAGAGGTTAGGAGCTGGGTGTGTATATAATAGgtagaataaatatttgtcagacaAATGTATTTACTGGGCAGCTACTGTGGAGCTGGAGCTAGAAAGATGAGTAAATTACACTCTTGTCCTCAAGGAGAAAATACACCAGTTGGAGCAAGTCAGTCACAGTATTTCTTTATTCAGCATCTTGAAGGGCCCAGCACGAAGCAGTGGTAAAGAAGTActtctctgcttttatttatgGAATGGTGGGCTAAGTACAGAGTAGGGCACTTAATCCAACCCGAGAGGAGGGGGCAGTtgggtgggagtggagagagagtgaggaagTGATGACTGAAGGGGAGGATGTCAGCTGGCTGAGGAGGCAAGCAGACAGAGCCGACCTTCAGAGGCCTGGTCTGAGGACCATAGAGGACTGTGCATCTCAGCAGTGAGCATCGGGCTGTGTGCGGTGAAAACAGCACCTCCttcacctggaaagggggagtggtGCAGGAAATCAGCACTGGACTGTTGGGGGCCGCCCAAGGCAGACAGCTGGCTGCACCCTCCTTTCTGGGTGGCCTACAACATAGTTCTTAATGGGGAAGATTTCATAGGCACAAACTCAGAGCTTTCCAGATGACATTCTGTACAACACAGCATGCTAGGATATCACCAGATGCCACTAGACAAACGCCGAGGAACAGCACAGcctcaggggctggggagtggctgGCACGAAGCCTCAGAAGAATCATGGAGATGCCAGAAGGCCTGGGGCTGTGTGCTCTGAGAGGCATCTGAATTTGGCCCTTTGGCAGCAGTTGGAGTGGCAACCAGACAGCAGAAAGTCAAGGCGAGTGGGAGCTgaggaggtggaggcagagggcaCACACCACTCCTGAGGGTCCTGGGAGAGGGTGGAGAATGGCATGGCAAGGATTCCCACCCCCCTGCCTGACCTCCCCTGAGCCAGGCTGACAGCCTCTCcccttggatgtctgtttcctcctcGATGTGTCCCCGTCCCCTACCCTGGCCTGCGCTACCCCGAGGCACCCCATTCTTCCAGCTGTCATGACTCTAGGACTTCTCTCAAAGTCCACACCCAGCCACCTGAGCATCCTTCCGACTTTGCTTTTGCCTCTGCTCTCGGCCCCCATTTCTCTCTCAACTTTACAGCAAGAGCCCTTTGCAAAGTTTAACTCAGGGTCATTACCCTCTCCTGGAAGCAGCTGGCACCCCAGCTGCCCATGCTGCCCTGGCACCCTGGGCACCAGCCActgtgggctgtgggctgtccTTCTCATGTGCCATCTGCTCTCCTTAGATACTGCCTCCTAGGCCCCTGACCACTGGACCATCCCCTCCTTGACCTTACTGTTCTTCGCTCTTTATCACTCTAGGCTCTGCAGCATGAGGTCCCAGGGCAGTGGGCAGTCTTGCCTGTTCCATGTCCCCAGCACAGTGGAGATGCACACAGTAGGTGACTGTTTCAGTTAATGGATGCATAGGTGAAGGGGAGCATTTCGCTTTTGCTTTTTAGACTGGAGAATGTTTTCAGGTGAAGAAAAAGAGCATGAGAAATGTAGATGAGGGTGGTGTGTGAGGCTTCAGTGAAACCAGGAGAAAGATGGAAGGTCAAGGGGGACATCCCATCCTCATGGGCAGGGCTGGACGTCAACTGGGGGTGTTGTAGGGAAACAGTACCACTGCTATCTGACCCCAGACCATCATCTCAGAGTTGTTCATGTGCTTTCTCTTGAATTAATGAGTCTGGTAACGAAAGCCTGTCATCTGTTCATGGTGAACTTGTAGGAACGAGGATCTCTCATCTCCATCTGACAGAAGCAACTGCCCCGCCCAAGGAAAGGGGCACATTTCACTCAGGCCAGGATAGACCCCTCCTGGCTGGCTGCTCTGGTGGGCTGGTCAGTGCATAGTTCAGTTCCCAGCAGCACGCACGATGCTCTGAGCATCCAGAGCCACAAAAAAATGCAACACATGTCTCAGGATCGTCAGCTGTTTGTATTAAGGCCACTCTGACCTGCTGAGCAGAAGGCAAAATCCTCTGCTCAGACCCAGCTCCGGGCCTATGCTGGCTGAGGCCCACTCTGGGCCCACTTCCCCGAGCTCATGGGGCCTGCCCTCTCCCGGCAACTTCAGTGTTACACCCGCATTGGCCTATTGCCACTGTAAAGGAACGCACTGTCCCCCTGGGCGAGGACAACAGGGTACCCAGTGGTCTCTGCTGTCCCCAAGTGCTCAGCAGACCGTGTAGGTGACCTCACTAGAGGCTGAACCCAGGCACCACAAGACTCAGGAGCAAGAGCGGGTTTATTCAGATCTGCGGTCGGTTATAAATCTGGTTTGATGTTTGGTCACAGGCCCCAAAAAATGCCATTGTTTTGAGTTTACGTCAAAATACAAAGCCTAACATTTACAGCgtgaaaacttaaaaacaaaagcaaacttgGTTTAAAATCACTGTTGAGGCGTTGTTCTCTCCGAGCGTCATCTGTGCGATGAAGGAAGGCACTCAAGACCTCAGGGGATGGTTTCTGACAGTGCACACAGAACCGTTGTGTCGTGTGAACACTCAGGTGTTATCGAACGGTACTGCGTCTCTGAGcactttattttattgaagataCAAATGCTTTTGATCGTCTTTGGTTGTAGACCAGATGCCCCACTCGGCGGCCCCACCGCCTCCCCTCCGCCCACAGGGATGAGAGCCCAACCCGGACCAGGTGGTGGTGCCAGGCAGCCGCTGTGCACCGTACTCGATGGCTCGGGGGCTGGAAGGGAGCCAGAGGGGAAGCACTGTTCCTTAAGCATCTGGGCTCCTGGAGGATCTTTTCTCCTTCAATGCAAAATCACACGGCCGAGCCTCAGGATGGCGGGGAGAACACGAAGGAAAATGACCCTCGCTTTGCCAAATGTGGCAAAAGGTAGCTTTAAAATTAGGAATCAGAGAACTGTCATCTAATTTCCTCACCAATCGCTTTTAGGGTCTTTGATTCTTTCCTGAAGCCGGAGGCTGAGCTACTGTCCTGGTGTCCCGGGGGGAGAGGAGACTCGCCACACACTGCCTACCTCAAGGACAGCGAGGGCAGAGGCCAAAGCCCCTCCCAGGGACACCCTGACTCCTGCGGTTCACACGGCTAAACCCTCAAATGGCTGAAGAAGGGAAAGGCCTCGAGAGCCACCGCACTGCGGGGCCTCCAGCTTACGGAAGGAGGGAGGGCCCAGTGGCTAGGTGACTTGTGACCCTTTGACGCCGCGTACCTCTCATTTCAGGTTCTTCCGGATGGTTCCAAAGCTGTAGGAAAACACCCCCTAGAAGCTCAAAGGCAACTGGGCTCAGGCTCGGAGGTGGCCTTCCTGGTCTAAGGGAAGGGCCGTGAGGCCATCCCACTGACTTGCCCAGGGACACGGCCAGCCCACGGTCAGAGGTGGTGCAGCTTGCCCCGCTCGGTCAGCAGCGTCATGGCCACGGCGTAGAGGAGGTAGCCCAGCACGAGGAGGAGAGTGCAGGGCAGGGGCCCGATGCAGAAGAGAGAGGCCACAAAGAAGGCCAGCAGCAGCGACAGCAGCGTCCGATAGCTGCCCAGGAAGCGCAGGCTgagcctggggccctgggcaCGGCTAGCCGTGCGACCCCGCTGCACAGGGCTCAGCAGGTGCCTGTCTGCCAGCCCGGGCTCCGTGAGGTGGTAGCGACAGAAGCTGCCGAGGAAGTCGGCCCGGGAACACAGGGCTGCCATCTGGCCTGCGAACTAGAGCACAGAAAAAGGCCTGGGGATGGGCACAGGTCGGGGACTGCAGTCTCCACCTGGCTTCTCCCCAAGACTGGGGAGGACAGGAAGGGGGCAACAGAGATGAGGGTGTGGCCCTCCTGAGCACACTCACCCTGCAGTTGATGGCAGAGGACAGCCGGAAGAGCAGGCGGACCAGGCTGGCAATCTCATAGCTCCGGATGGGCTGCAACTCCGCGTCCCCCTGGTACTCGATGTCAAACTTGCGCAGCCCGTTGATGATCTAGaagcagcaggagaggagagccCCAGATGAAACCCAGGCCATGGGCACAATCCAGAAAATACACCTTTGGCAATGACTAAGAGGAGATGTGTCTGCTCTGGGGATGACGGGGGAGACAAGGACAGGCTGGTGGGACCTACGGTCACGCTGCCTACAAAGCCAGACCCCTGCGGGACACAGGCCTTACCTGGTATCGGCCCAGGGGCGTGAGGATGAGTCCGTCCTCCCCCACAATGCAGTCTGGGAGCTGCTTCTTTCCATTCTCATCCTGAGTTGTCCCCAAGGCAAGTGTGAGCTGGGCGAGCTGGGCCTCGCTGAGCTGTCAGAGAGGAAGCCCCTCATGAGGCAGTGGCCGCTTCTCACCCCCGCTTCCAGTTtccaaggggagggaggagactgCTGTTCACCGCCCGGGCCTCTAACAGTGAGAACGAGGGAACCCAGACATGACATTGCAGGTAGGGGCCAGCATCTCCTACCAGAGGAGCCCAGGGGCCCCGTGCAGCAGGAACCACACCAGGTCCTGGCAGGTGGCCGGTCCTGCCTGGGCATGGGGTGAGGGTTGTGGCACCAAACCCCAGGAGGGGAGAGCTCCACGGCTCATACTCGGAACATCTGGCACAGGTACTCCAGGGCCTTCTCCAGGTACTCATCCGTCTTGCGGACACTGTCTTGTCCCAATTCATCCAGGTCGTTGGCTGCATAGGAGCCATTTGTGTCTGTGGGGCAGAAGCCCAACCATGACAGAAAGGGCCGGGCTGCGGCGCTCTCCCCACACTGGTCAGAGAGGCACTTGGCAGTCTGCTTGGCCTGCGTGATGAGCTGAGCAAGGCGCAAGACCTGTGGGGAGACGGGCAGGTCAGCCTGCTTCAGGGGTGTCACCTCACACCACCCAGCCACCAACAGATCAGACGGCCAGGAGGGGTGGCTTCCATGTGACGAGGATCTTTAAAGACTAAGATGTGTACTCTAAGTGTGGGAAATTCCCAACAAACACGGCCTTTATTATCAGAAAAGAatcaagggccagccccgtggctgagtggttaagttcgtgctctctgcttcggtgggaCAGAGTTTTGCtggcccagatcctgggtgtggacatggcaccgcttatcaagccatgttgaggcggcgtcccacacagtagaattagaaggacctacaagtagaatatacagttatgtactgggggactttgaggagaacaacaacaaaaaagactggcatcagatgttaactcagggccaatctttaaaaaaaaaaaaaaaaagaaattaaataatcagACTTCACTGCACCAAAGGCGCCGGGCTGTAGCAGCATCTACTTGACACcagccttccttttctctttcctgaacCAAGCGGGTCTTCCCTGTGTGCTGGGGCCCGGAAGACCCCCGACTCACTCACCAGTGTCCGGACCTCGGGCCCGAACATCGGGGTGTACTTGCAGTCCTGGCCCTCCAGGCCGTAGACATGGCTCTTCACCTTGAAAGAGTTGTCGGTGACAGCAGGCGGCCATGACGACAGGAAGCTACTGGTGAATGGGGGAGCTGCGAGGAGGCGGTGTTGGCGGTGGGGGATGACCAGCTCGGGCTCCAGGAACAGCTGCTCGCCTGGAAGGCAGGATCTGACTCTGGCTTCGGCTTCCAAGGGCGCAAAATACCCAGCTGCCACGGACAGGCTTCCTGAGCTCCTCCAAAGGTTTCTGAGGGGGTGACCGCGTGGCGTGGAGCCCCTCAccagcaggaagccagagaggccAAGGCCTCACAAAGCTGGCTGAGACGAAAGCATTACTGGGACCGAGATCATCTCTTGATGCCACCACCAGGGTCACTGGGGAGCCGAAGCTTGGAGCTCTGCTTCCCCTCCTACTGGGCACACCCGCGGCCACGAGTCCAGCAGCACCAGGGTAAGGCGGGCAGCAGCCAGGCTCACCCCATCACCCCGTCACTGTGCCCCAGGGGTCCCCACAGCACCCTTCACCAAGGCCACCCACAAGCCCATGCGGTGCACGCAGGGTCTGTGGGTCCCTCTTTAAGTGCTGCTATCTGCCAGCAAAGGCTTACCTTTCTGGATCATTTCAGCCAGGTTGGGCTGGGCAAAGACTTTGGCCACTCGGAAGACCATGAGTGCGTTCTTGGGGCTGACCAGGTCGGTGCGGAGTGCACGACTCAGGAAGCCCACAAAGAGCTTGGTGTACATCAGCAGGTTCTCCTGCACAAAGGGCGCCCTGGGGATGGAGGAGTGTGTCGGGCCAGACCTCCTTCTGGAGGCAGGGCTGCACTGGCCTCGCCTCCACTGCACCCTGCTCTTTCTGGGGTTCCACATTTTTCCCAGCCATGACCTCATGGAGGTATCACAAATCGGGgctgaggggctggaggaggcaggacagaGGCAGGGGAGACTAGGCCCCCTGCAGACAAAGGAATCTTCCACAGGACGAGGCTCTTTCCTACAGGATCAAGGCCACTGTAGCAGAGTTGGCCAGGGCCCAGAGGGGCGCACAGGGGAAGGTGGTCAAGGAGCAGAGGTGCCAGTGGCAGGCCGGGGTGGGCTGCAAGGAGATAATGGGAGGCAGTTTTGGCGGCTGCCATGCAGGGAGCTGGTGAGTAAGGGTTGAGGGGCAGTTTGGGGGTAAGCGTGAACCATGCATCTGGGACCATAATGGCAAGGAGACAGTTTCTGCAGGAAATCCATCCCAGGGCCCAGGCAAGACACAGCAGGGTCAAGGAGGGGGCAGACTGTGCTCCTACCCTGTGGGCCCTCAGAGAAGAGCCCCAAGAGGCCCCTCAAGCAGGTCCCCTCAGGGAGGATAGGGTACCAGTGCTCACCATCTCTCCGACACACACCGGGCCTGGGAGTCACTGCTCTGAGCCTGCTTCTCAGGCGCATACCTCCAGGGCTGCAGGTAGCTCAGCCACATCTCCAGGACCTGGGGAGACACGTGTGCCCCAAGGGCCCGGTGACTGGCACGCAGGTGGCTGTGGGCTAGGCTTTGGGCCGAATCCTTGTGTGGCCTGGAGCCAGTTCCCGGGAGGAGCTCAGGGAGCAGGTGCAGCCTGAGCCACGGGCTTCGGCTctgctggggagggcaggggtgccACTGGTTCTGGTCTCTTCCCATGGCCCTGAGAGTGAACAGCTGAGTCCCTCCCATGTCTGCCCCCCAGGACCTCTGTCATCAAGGGCACATGGAGGGCAAAGGCGAAGCTGTGACAGGCTGACACTCACGGCTCTGAACGACGCGTCCAGGGGCCAGTGGCCGAAGCAGTGCTGCAGGAAGAGGTAGAGCTTCTGCTGGACAAACCTCGGGACAGCGGccctgcagggagaggggagggtcaCCTCCCATTTGCAAGGGTCGGCTCTGCCAGGGGGCACCCCTGGGGGTGAGGCCTCCTACTGTAGCCCCATTCTTCAGAGGAAAGgaccaaggttcagagaggttagagAACGTCAAAGGACACACAGCACACGCACAGCTGACCCAGCATGGCTCTGTGTGCACTTCACCTCAGCTCACCCCACACAAGTTGCTCACTCTGCTGGTCCCAGTGAGCCTGAGAGTCAGGCCACCACCCCAGCCTTCTCCTAACGTGGGGGGAGCAGGGAGCAGCACAGAGCGCGGTCTCCAGTCACAACTGAGCCACCTGCTGTGGAGGTGCTCCCAGCCCGCTGCCTTTCCTGGGTGCTCTGTGGAACACTGTCAACGCAGAGCTCCCACTCCTGCCCAGCGCTGGGGAGGATGGACAAGGTGGAGCAGCAAGATGAGGCCTTGGCCCAGCCAGCCTGGCTCTTTCCACTGAAGAGGGCAAGCCTGGAAGGAAAGGCCACGGCAGCCGGAGAAGCAACTGGGCAGCCCCGACCCGGCTCTGTTGCCAAGACTCTGAGGGGCCTGTAGGGGGTGAGCAGACAGACCCAGGAGGGGACAAGGTGATTTCCCACCTGCCCCAGCCTGCAGAGGTCTCACACACCTGGGCAGATGTCACTGTGGATGACATGTGTGTGTGGGACAAGGAGGCGGCCAGCTGGGGACAGGAGCCCTGCCGATGGCCCCGTACCCACCGTTTGAACTCCTCCAAGGGGCTGGCGGCGTGGGAGTGGGCGGAGGGAGAGAGCTGCTCGGCCTTCAGGCTGTGGGAGAAGGCGTGCAGGTGCTTCAGCAGCAGACGCACCACCAGCACATGCTCCTCCGTGGGCATGAACGGCTCCTAAGGTGGGGAGGGCGTGGCCTCAGGACCACGCGGTCAGGAGGAGGACTCCCAGCTCTCCCTGTGCTCGGCCCCCAGGGCTGACCCCACTCAGCCTGGGCctgtctctctgcttccctgACAGGAGAGGTGGGCTGGGCTGGCAGTGGGCCACCGCAGGCCCCACCCGTGCCTGGCACCGGGCAGATGAGCCACGTGCTGCTGGGTCTAACGGCTGGGTCTACCAGAGACAGGCTCAAAGCGGTGAAGCGCCTGGCCCAGTGCCTGCCGTGTGCCCTGGGATGGCTTCCTAAAACAGACATGTCTGCCAAGGGCTTCCCTGCGTGCTTCAGACCCCTTTTCTGCACCCTCTGTGGGCGACTCAGGTCACTGCTGCCCATCTGGGTCCCCAGCTCCCAGCTagctggaggagaaggagcagggggcagggcaagCCAGCATCCACTGTGATCTGGATTTGGGggtcccctgcccacctcccgGGCATGTGCAGACAGCTCACTAGGGCCACGGCTTTCCCTTTTGGGTGAACCCCTCCCCAGGTCCTCTTCCTGCCGCAACCCCACCCTCCCACCTGCTCCCCCTCCTGGACACGGCTCTTTGGGGCTCAGCCTATGGCAGCCCTTCCTCCCTTACTAATGGACCTGTGGTTAACACAACCCCCAAACCAAGCCACCCTCAATCTGGAGCCGAACTTTCGATTCATGGAGTCCATGAAGGATCTCTGAGACCCAGACCTGAGAGGAGAGCCGAGTGCTGGCCATTCAGCAATGGAGATCAGGGTGGGGACCCTGAGGAAGTGGTGGACAGCATGGCTCCCAGCTCTGGGGTGTCCAGAGCGACACGCTCCTCTCCTACCCTCATCCCCAGTCCCCTGGGGCCTCCATAACCTTGACGGAGGAGCATTTAGCAGCCGTGTCCAAATCCCATGCAGTGCTGAGGCTGGCACAAGCCCCACCTCCTGGCACATCCCAGGTGCAGCAGGCCTCACACGGGCCCCAAGCCCCAGCCCTGGCGCCACTGCTGCCCACAGCCCCGTCCACTCAGCTCTGTTATGGAAACACTGCCACAGGCCCAGGTGACACATCCCACGGGGCACTACATCTGGGGATGGAACTCCAGGAGGCCAGAggtaattttcttttgcttatctacattttttaagtctttgtgCAAGGAACTTGCATTGTtttgagaaaaaaggaagattttaataataataagacTAAAAGGGCATCTAAGACCATAGGGCACCAATGCCAGGCCATGACTCCCCACCGGGAGCCTCCCCTCTCTCATTCCTGGCCCCTTGCTCTGACCCTGGTTACCACCCTGTCGGCTCAGGGGAGGCGAGCGCATCCACTTGGGAACAGGGACCCCTGCCCTACCTCGTCCCACCTTCTGCGGTGTTTCTGTAGAGCCAGGCTCCCCCCACATGACCCCAGCAACCACACTGGAACCCTCTCGGGTGATCTTCCGTCTAGGTTTGTCAAGTCAAACTTATTTTCCTCCAATTCCCCACCCTCCTGAGCCAAATCCCCATGGGAGTCTCTGACTATAGCTGCACATGGCCTCCTCCCCTTTTAAGGACACCTTTCCAAAGCCTGCAGCATTTCTCACGGGCCTGGCTCTCGCTGGAGCTCTGTATGCCTCTCCCAGGGCTCTCGGCCCTCCTtggaagggaaggcagccagGATGCTTCTCCAGGGACCCTGCTTGTAGCCAAGTGAGACCCTCCCCAACAGAGGCCGGAATGGCCCCCACTCCTGTGCCCAGCCGTCCACACCAGCCCTTCTGGACtgttcctttccctccccctTGCAGCTGCTGCTTCTGAGCGGGAAACTCGCTGTGAACTGCACTCACCATCCCATCCCAGCAAAACGTGATTCCTCATCTTGTTCTCAAGGTCAGTGCTGTGTGTTCCCACCCAGGGTGACTGGACGGGCCCTTGGCCATGAACACGGCTCCAGATACACGTTTGTGTGGTTCCTGTCCAGACTTCCTGGCAAGCATCTTGTGAATCAAGGAACCACAGATTGTTGGCCTGAAACAGCCTCCAGGTCTGAACTCCACATCACTGACCTCAGATTTGTCCACACACTGGTCACTTCGCCTAAGCAGACCACAGTCGCCATGAGATCACCACCGGTTCTCATCTGCCTCTAGAGGATTCCACGAGGCCACAAGAGGCCAGGCTCAGAGGAGAAGGCC
Coding sequences:
- the SMPD4 gene encoding sphingomyelin phosphodiesterase 4 isoform X3, with protein sequence MTTFGRSVTERQPLSVRQATLWTPHCFPETAVSTSTGAVMAFPHLQQPSFLLASLKADSVNKPFAQRCQDLVKVIEDFPAKELQTIFPWLVESIFGSLDGVLVGWNLRCLQGRVSPVEYSIAMEFLDPGGPMMKLVYKLQAEDYKFDFPVSYLPGPVKASIQERVLPDSPLYHNKVQFPPPGGLGLNLALSPFEYYLFFFALSLITQKPLPGALHIRTSDCAYFILVDRYLSWFLPTEGNVLPLLSSSPGAPSPSPAPRTPAMPFASYGLHHTSLLKRHISHQTSVNADPASHEIWRSETLLQVFVEMWLHHYSLEMYQKMQSPHAKLEVLHYRLSVSSALHSPAQPSLQALHAYQEPFMPTEEHVLVVRLLLKHLHAFSHSLKAEQLSPSAHSHAASPLEEFKRAAVPRFVQQKLYLFLQHCFGHWPLDASFRAVLEMWLSYLQPWRYAPEKQAQSSDSQARCVSERWAPFVQENLLMYTKLFVGFLSRALRTDLVSPKNALMVFRVAKVFAQPNLAEMIQKGEQLFLEPELVIPHRQHRLLAAPPFTSSFLSSWPPAVTDNSFKVKSHVYGLEGQDCKYTPMFGPEVRTLVLRLAQLITQAKQTAKCLSDQCGESAAARPFLSWLGFCPTDTNGSYAANDLDELGQDSVRKTDEYLEKALEYLCQMFRLSEAQLAQLTLALGTTQDENGKKQLPDCIVGEDGLILTPLGRYQIINGLRKFDIEYQGDAELQPIRSYEIASLVRLLFRLSSAINCRFAGQMAALCSRADFLGSFCRYHLTEPGLADRHLLSPVQRGRTASRAQGPRLSLRFLGSYRTLLSLLLAFFVASLFCIGPLPCTLLLVLGYLLYAVAMTLLTERGKLHHL
- the SMPD4 gene encoding sphingomyelin phosphodiesterase 4 isoform X11, coding for MLVSHVGYLATSGDIFSCQMHIVLLVLSQWELGMPVTISVHRTAPTTKKCPTQNVSSAKVGNPDVNTENVYLRHMWNCQIVRELQTIFPWLVESIFGSLDGVLVGWNLRCLQGRVSPVEYSIAMEFLDPGGPMMKLVYKLQAEDYKFDFPVSYLPGPVKASIQERVLPDSPLYHNKVQFPPPGGLGLNLALSPFEYYLFFFALSLITQKPLPGALHIRTSDCAYFILVDRYLSWFLPTEGNVLPLLSSSPGAPSPSPAPRTPAMPFASYGLHHTSLLKRHISHQTSVNADPASHEIWRSETLLQVFVEMWLHHYSLEMYQKMQSPHAKEPFMPTEEHVLVVRLLLKHLHAFSHSLKAEQLSPSAHSHAASPLEEFKRAAVPRFVQQKLYLFLQHCFGHWPLDASFRAVLEMWLSYLQPWRYAPEKQAQSSDSQARCVSERWAPFVQENLLMYTKLFVGFLSRALRTDLVSPKNALMVFRVAKVFAQPNLAEMIQKGEQLFLEPELVIPHRQHRLLAAPPFTSSFLSSWPPAVTDNSFKVKSHVYGLEGQDCKYTPMFGPEVRTLVLRLAQLITQAKQTAKCLSDQCGESAAARPFLSWLGFCPTDTNGSYAANDLDELGQDSVRKTDEYLEKALEYLCQMFRLSEAQLAQLTLALGTTQDENGKKQLPDCIVGEDGLILTPLGRYQIINGLRKFDIEYQGDAELQPIRSYEIASLVRLLFRLSSAINCRFAGQMAALCSRADFLGSFCRYHLTEPGLADRHLLSPVQRGRTASRAQGPRLSLRFLGSYRTLLSLLLAFFVASLFCIGPLPCTLLLVLGYLLYAVAMTLLTERGKLHHL
- the SMPD4 gene encoding sphingomyelin phosphodiesterase 4 isoform X8, giving the protein MLVSHVGYLATSGDIFSCQMHIVLLVLSQWELGMPVTISVHRTAPTTKKCPTQNVSSAKVGNPDVNTENVYLRHMWNCQIVRELQTIFPWLVESIFGSLDGVLVGWNLRCLQGRVSPVEYSIAMEFLDPGGPMMKLVYKLQAEDYKFDFPVSYLPGPVKASIQERVLPDSPLYHNKVQFPPPGGLGLNLALSPFEYYLFFFALSLITQKPLPGALHIRTSDCAYFILVDRYLSWFLPTEGNVLPLLSSSPGAPSPSPAPRTPAMPFASYGLHHTSLLKRHISHQTSVNADPASHEIWRSETLLQVFVEMWLHHYSLEMYQKMQSPHAKLEVLHYRLSVSSALHSPAQPSLQALHAYQVLAALVLFLFTPARGVSHRANVSAVEPFMPTEEHVLVVRLLLKHLHAFSHSLKAEQLSPSAHSHAASPLEEFKRAAVPRFVQQKLYLFLQHCFGHWPLDASFRAVLEMWLSYLQPWRYAPEKQAQSSDSQARCVSERWAPFVQENLLMYTKLFVGFLSRALRTDLVSPKNALMVFRVAKVFAQPNLAEMIQKGEQLFLEPELVIPHRQHRLLAAPPFTSSFLSSWPPAVTDNSFKVKSHVYGLEGQDCKYTPMFGPEVRTLVLRLAQLITQAKQTAKCLSDQCGESAAARPFLSWLGFCPTDTNGSYAANDLDELGQDSVRKTDEYLEKALEYLCQMFRLSEAQLAQLTLALGTTQDENGKKQLPDCIVGEDGLILTPLGRYQIINGLRKFDIEYQGDAELQPIRSYEIASLVRLLFRLSSAINCRFAGQMAALCSRADFLGSFCRYHLTEPGLADRHLLSPVQRGRTASRAQGPRLSLRFLGSYRTLLSLLLAFFVASLFCIGPLPCTLLLVLGYLLYAVAMTLLTERGKLHHL